The uncultured Fusobacterium sp. region ATAGACTAAGACTTTATTTTATGGAGAGAATAGAGGTTCTTGAAAGTAAAATAGAAGAAATCAAAAAGTTTAAAGATATAGTAGTAAGTAATTATAAGGCAAAATTATTAGAGAGACTTGAAAAGATAAAAGAAGAAGTAGAGTTTAAAGAGGAAGATATTTTAAAAGAGATTCTTTTATTTACAGATAAATCAGATATCTCAGAGGAAATTTCAAGATTAGATAGTCATCTAACACAATTAAAATTAGAGATGAATAGCTCTGAAATTGCTATTGGGAAAAAAATTGATTTTATTCTTCAAGAGATTTTTAGAGAACTAAATACAACAGGGGTAAAATGCAACTTATATGATATTTCTAAATTAGTTGTAGAGAGTAAAAATGAATTGGAAAAGATAAGAGAACAAGCAATGAATATTGAATAGGAGGGCAATTACATGAAGCCAGTGAATATAGGGTTTAATAATATGGTAATGGATGAGAGAATAGTAGCTATTATAAATCCTGATTCAGCACCAAGTAGAAGATTGAGAGAGGAAGCAAAAATTGAAAATCGTTTGATAGATGCTACTCTTGGAAAGAAAACAAAAACCTTAATAATAACTGACTCAAATCATGTGATAATGTCAGCTATAAATCCAGAAACCATATCATTGAGAATAGGAAAAGGAGAGTAATGATGTCAAAAGGAAATCTATATGTAGTATCTGGACCAAGTGGAGCTGGGAAATCAACTATATGCAGATTGGTTCGCAAAATGCTTGGAATTAATTTAGCGACTTCTGCTACTACTAGAGAACCTAGAGTAGGAGAGGTAGATGGAAGAGATTACTATTTTTTAACTAAAGAGGAATTTTTAAGAAAAGAGAAAAATGGTGATTTTTTAGAGTATGCTACAGTACATGGAAATTATTACGGAACTTTAAAATCAGAAGTTGAAAATAGATTAGCTAAGGGAGAAAATGTAATACTAGAAATAGATGTACAAGGTGGATTACAAGTTAGAGATCAATACCCAGATGCAAATCTTATATTCTTTAAAACTCCTACTAATGCAGATTTAGAAGCAAGATTAAGAGGAAGAAAAACAGATAGCGAAGAGACTATACAGTTAAGACTTGCTAACTCTATAAAAGAA contains the following coding sequences:
- a CDS encoding DUF370 domain-containing protein, which gives rise to MKPVNIGFNNMVMDERIVAIINPDSAPSRRLREEAKIENRLIDATLGKKTKTLIITDSNHVIMSAINPETISLRIGKGE
- the gmk gene encoding guanylate kinase, with amino-acid sequence MSKGNLYVVSGPSGAGKSTICRLVRKMLGINLATSATTREPRVGEVDGRDYYFLTKEEFLRKEKNGDFLEYATVHGNYYGTLKSEVENRLAKGENVILEIDVQGGLQVRDQYPDANLIFFKTPTNADLEARLRGRKTDSEETIQLRLANSIKELEYEKEYDMTIINYTVEQACEELKKIIEEKSK